The sequence CTGAATTGCGGTGGGCAACTGGTGAAGGGATAAATGTTTATGCGGGTAGGGGATATTGGAATTATTATTCAAGCAGAAAACTGACAGGATTTACAGGATTAGAAGGCGGGTATATTTCATTTGATACTTTGGACACAAAAGGCACGGGATATGAAGGTTCTGTGTTTCTTGGTGGCGAGTATTTTATAACAAAAAGGGGTTCATTTGCTCTGGATTTTGCACCTACATTTATTGGCTTGAAATCAGATGAATTTAAAATAGATGGTGTAGAATGGGTGGCGAATTTGGCTGTGTATTATTATTTTGGGAACACAGATGAACACAGATATGAAGCACAGATAAACACAGATGAAAAAGCAGGGATTGCCACAGATAAAGGCGAGATTGGCACGATAGAGACAGAGGGAGCAGACCAAGGGTCTGCGACTACAAATGACAGTGAAAAAAAGAAATTGATGCGAGAACATTTCAATAAAGCGGGGCAGTTGTATCAGCAGAAAAAATATGAGGAAGCGATAAAAGAATGGGAATAAGTTCTGAAACTTGACCCACAACATAAACTATCCCAACAGAAAATAGAAACCACTAAAAAACATATAAAGTAGTTGTGGGGTTTACCTCGCTATTACCAAAATGGCTGGATTTAATATCAGCCATTTTTTATTTGCAATTTTTTGTATTTTTTATATAATGGAACCGCAGATAATCATATTGATTCTTCGGGCTTATGCACTGGACATCATAATTCAACTATGGTTTGCTTTTCACCTGCGTTAAGTGTGCACTGGTAAAATTATTATGACTAAAGTCAAATTAAAAACTAAAAGTGCTATACAATCTGCAATTGATTATGGGATTGATGTAAGTTTGTTATACGAATCAGTATCATTAACGCCAACCCAGAGAATACAAAAAAATCAAGAGATGCTTGAAGTTGCTGAAGAACTAAAAAAAGCTGGCGAGAAAAAACATGGTAAAATTTAACGAGATACTAACTGCTCTAAAAAAGTATAATGTCCAATTTATTATAATTGGTGGGCAGGCAGCAGTTGCACAGGGTTCAACACATTTAACTTTTGATGTTGATATCTGTTATTCAAGAGATAAAGAAAATTTAGAAAATGTTGTGAAAGCATTAACGCCATTTCATCCATATCTGCGTGGTACAGAAAAAGATTTGCCTTTTATATTTGATACAAAGACATTAAAAATGGGATTAAATTTTACGCTTTCTACCGATATTGGTGATATTGATTTATTCGGTGAAGTAAAAGGGCTCGGTAGTTACGCTGAGGTAGTCAAGTATTCAGAAGTATTAGAAATCTACGGGATACAATGCAATGTTTTAACAGTAGAAGGGTTGATTAAATCCAAGAAAGTTGTTGGACGGCCTAAAGATGTAACTATAATTAAAGAATTGGAAGCGATTCTTGAAATACGGGAACAAATAGCAAAAAAAACTGGAGGTAAAAATGGCAGCAAAAGTTAAAAAGGTTTTAGGACGTGAGATTCTGGATTCACGCGGGAATCCGACGATAGAAGTTGATGTGATTTTAGAAACCGGTATTTTAGGCAGGGCTGCAGTGCCATCAGGCGCTTCAACCGGTGAGCATGAGGCGGTAGAATTACGCGATGATGATAAAAAAAGGTATCTCGGTAAAGGAACGCTTAAAGCAGTTGAGAATGTGAATAAAACTATAGCACCTGAAATTGTTGAAATGGATGCTGAAAACCAGATTGAGATTGACAAAAAGATGATTTCACTTGACGGCACAAAAAACAAAGGTAAACTTGGAGCAAATGCAATTTTAGGTGTTTCGCTCGCTGTCTGCCGTGCTGCTGCATCAGAGCAAAAACTTCCGCTTTACAAATACATTCGGTCTTGCTTCCGACTTCCGACTTCCGACTTCCGACTTCCAGTTCCTATGATGAATATCTTAAACGGTGGAAAACATGCTGACAACAATGTTGACCTGCAGGAGTTTATGGTATTTCCAAAAGGCGCTAAAAGTTTCCACGAGTCACTGCGATACGGTGCAGAGGTTTTTCATAACTTGAAAAAAGTGCTGAAAAACAAAAATTATAATACTGCAGTTGGTGATGAAGGCGGTTTTGCACCGAACCTTTCATCAAACGAAGAAGCACTTGAAGTAATTATAGAAGCAATCCAAAAAGCCGGCTATATTTCCGGCAGAGATATTTGTATAGCACTTGACCCGGCTGCGTCAGAGTTTTACAAAGATGGTAAATATATTCTGGAAGGTGAAAAAACAGACAAAGTAAAAACTTCTGAACAGATGGTAGAATTCTATACAAAACTCGTCGCTAAATACCCGATTGTTTCTATAGAAGATGGGCTTGCCGAAGATGATTGGGACGGCTGGAGAGTGATGACCGATAAACTCGGTAAGAAAAAGGGGGGGATACAGATTGTTGGTGATGATTTATTTGTTACAAATGTTGAGCGCTTACAACAAGGTATAGATAACAAAATAGCAAACTCAATTTTGATAAAACTCAACCAGATAGGCACGCTCACTGAGACGATAGAGACGATACAGATGGCGCATAAAGCGGGCTATACGACGGTGATTTCGCATCGGTCAGGAGAGACGGAGGATACATTTATATCAGATTTAGCGGTTGCAGTAAATTCAGGTCAGATAAAAACCGGCTCAGCTTCTCGGACTGACAGGATTTCTAAATATAATCAGTTGTTACGAATTGAAGAGGAACTGGGAAAAGATGCCCAATTTGAAAAATAAAAAGAAGTTATATATTTATCTCGGTATAATTTTGTTATGTTTGGTTCTGTTTGGCAATCGCAGTATGTGGAATATTGTCAGGCAGGGGCTAGAAGTTTCAAGATTGAGAAAAAATCTTGCCAAAATTGAGCAAGAAAACCAATTTTTGAGAAAACGGCTTTATGCACTTGAAAACAATCCTGCATATCTTGAACGAGAAGTCAGAAAACAACTCGGGCTTATTCAGCCTGGTGAAACAAAGTATAAATTTGTAGAAGGTGACGGGTTAGAGGAATAGATACGAGATATTGCAAAAATAAACTTTTTATAGTATAATATATTTACCTGCACTTTACTCGCCCGAAAAATCGGGCGGGTCATAGCCCTGTAAGTTTCTGAGGGCTTAATGTCCGGAAAGGAGGCAACATGCCTAATTATGAGACGGTTTTTATTCTGAAACCGACTTTATCCAGTGAAAAAGTTGATGAAATTTTAGAAAAAATCAAGAAAATTATAACCTCTATAGATGGGACAATCATTCTATCGGATACATGGGGCAAACGGCGGCTTGCATATCCAGTAAAAAAATACAAAGAAGGTGTTTATTATCTGTTTCAGTTCAACAGTGATGGACAAATTATTGCAGAACTTGAAAATTTTTATAGAACAACCGATGCTGTAATCAAATTTATCACCATTAAAATTGAAAAACCGTTCAAGAAAAAAACCGAACCTAAAAAAGAGGAAAAATCAGAAATTGTAAATGGTGAAAAAGTAGTTAAAGGTTAAGCCATTTAAGGAGGGAAGATGGCAAGTTTCAGTAAAGTTATTCTAATGGGTAATGTGACACGGGATCCGGATGTAAGATATGCAGCGGATGGTTCTGCAATCGCAGGTTTTGGTATTGGTATTAACAGAAGATATAAAAGTGCCGATGGCAGTTTAAAAGAAGAGACCTGTTTTGTAGATATAACATTTTTTAGAAAACAGGCAGAGACATGTCAGAAATATGTTCATAAAGGTGACTGCATTGTTGTTGAAGGTCGGCTTAAACAGGACACCTGGGAAAGCAAGGATGGTCAGAAAAGAAGCAAACTGGTGGTCGTCGGTGAAAGGCTGCATCTGATGCCTAAACGAGAGCCATCTGGTGTAGAAAGTGCTGAGACGGTTAGCGATGAATCAGCAGATGATTATCAACCTGTTGTAAAGCCATCAAAAACCAAACAAGATGATGAAGTACCGTTTTAATTTCAGGAGGATTTTGTGGAACACAAAAAGTATACAAAAAGAAATTATATTGGTAAAAGTAAAAAAGGCGGTCGTTTTAGGCGAGGTAAAGTAGCTGGTAAAAGATTTTTAAAAGGCAGGCTATTCAAAAAAAGACATTGTAGATTCTGTGCAGACAAAATTGAAATTGATTACAAAAACATTGGGCTTCTGAAAAATTATATTACAGAACGTGGTAAAATTTTGTCATCACGCTTCACAGGTGTATGTGTAAAACACCAACGAATTTTAACCCGTGCAATTAAGCGAGCAAGAAATATTGCGATAATCCCATATGTAAATCTGTAATGAAAAGATTGAGATATTTTTTTGTATTTTCTGTTTTGGCATTTCTTTTTTTTGTATCCGGATTCGCTATCCCACTAGTAGGAATCTTTTTTTTGCCGTTGTCCGTAGTTTCTATTACACTGATATTCCTTAAAAACGGAATTTTTGCTGGTATACTGGGTATAATTTTATCATCGGTTGCCGTATATAAACTGGTTCCGTCTGGATATCTTTTTGTATCGCTGTTTGGCTTGGTTGTTGTGTTGAATTCAGTTTTGTTATATTCAGGCGTTATTAGAAAACGGGACAACTGGCATATAATTTTGTTTTCTTCATTGCTAATATCCGTTATATCAGTTGGTATAATTTTAGCGTTGCAGTTTGCAGGTTTCCAGATGAACTGGATTTTTTCCAAAATTGGTACAGTTTTCCCTAAAGAAATTTCTGAGTTAGCAGTAACGAGTATTGTTAGCAATATCTATGCTATTACTGTAATTTTTACGCTGATAATAACGACACTTTCGTATATATCTCTATCTAATATATCAGCAAAATTAAATATAACAAACAAAGTGGTTAAAAAACTTCCAGCATTTTATTTATGGCGTTTGCCTGAAAAAACGGTTTTTTTGTTAATTTTTGTACTTTTTATTTTTGTAGTTTTTAAACAACTAAAAATTGGTGTATTGTTTCAGATTGCTGATAATTTGCTTAATATAATTCTTTTTGTCTATTTTGTTGGCGGTTTATCAGCAGGTAAATATCTTTTTAATAGTTCCAAAGTAATGGTTGCAATCACATATTTCTTTTTCTTTCTGTATCCGCCTGTGGGTGCGTTTCTGGGTATTTCAGATGTATGGCTAAATTTTAGAGCCAGAAAAAAAGCCGATAAAACAGCCGCTAAAAAAAATGGCGAAAAAGGAAATGTGGGGTGAGGAGAGAGGGGGGAGATTCTGATGGAGGTCATATTAAAACAGACAATAGAAGGACTTGGTAAAATCGGTAATATCAGGAATGTAAAAGCTGGATATGCCCGAAATTTTTTGATTCCAAAAGGGCTGGTAATTGAAGCAACCGAACAAAATTTGAAAATTGTTGAACAAGAAAAAAAACGGGTTGCCAAAAAATTAGAGATAGAAATTGAGCAAACAAAAAAATTTGCTGACAAACTTTCAGCGCTCTCTATAACAATTCCAGTTGAAGTAGATAGCAGAACTGAAGGCGATAAAATGTTCGGGTCAGTCAGTGCGTCAGATATTTCTGCGGTATTAGAACAAGAAGGGTTTGAAATTGATAAAAAAGACATCCTGTTAGAAACTCCAATAAAAGAACTCGGTGTGTTTGATGTCCCAGTAAAAGTAAGAAGTCATCCTGAAGTTATTGCAAAAATAAAGGTCTGGGTAGTGAAAAGAGACAATTAAAAATGTAAAATGTAAAATTAAAAATTTATACAAAAGGGTTTAATAAAAGAGGTTACCACAATTTTTCATTTTTAATTTTGAATTTTTAATTAGTGTTACTTATGGCTGATAATATAATAACAGATTTAGTTGTGCCACACAGTTTAGAAGCCGAGCGAGCGGTACTTGGTTCTATGCTTATTGAAAAAGAAGCAATAGAAACCGCAATTGAACTTCTGACTGAAACCGATTTTTATGCAACGGCACATAAAATAATTTTTCGCGAGATACTTAAAATATACGATAAAAACAGAGGTGATGTGGATATACTGCTCGTCACAGAATCGCTTAAAGCAGAACCATTAGTTACACAATTAGGAGGTCCTGCCTATCTTACATCAATGGTTGATACTGTAATAACCGCGTCTAATATAGAGTATTATGCAAAAATTGTGAAAGAGAAAGCGATTCTTAGAGAACTTATTTCTGCGGGCCGAAAAATAATTGGCGATGCATCCAGCCAGGTTGAGAATGTTGATGAGATTGTTGATAATGTCTCACAGATGATTTTTAATATCTCATCAAAAAGAAGTGTGAAAGGACCTATTAGTGTTTCTGAACTCATAGAACCTACACTTGACGATATAGAAACGATTTATTCAAGCAAAGAACATGTTCCCGGTATCCCAAGCGGGTTCAAAGATATAGATGCTATTACTGGCGGGTTCAAAAAATCCAACTTTATTATTATCGCAGGTCGGCCTGGAACAGGTAAAACATCGTTTGTATTGAATACCGCTGAAAATGCAGCATTACTACATAAAAAATCTATCCTTATTTTTTCGTTAGAGATGTCAAATAACGAACTGTTAACACGGCTTCTGTGCTCGCAGGCACGGGTTTCATCAGAACGGGTCAAAAATGCGTATATGTCTAAAGATGACTGGCCGCGGATAACAACTGCTGCGGGTAGATTCAAAGAATCCCAAATTTTTATTGACGATTCTTCAGCACTTACTGTCTTAGAAATGAAAGCGCGTGCACGCCGACTTGATGCTGAAATAAAAGCTACTGGTGGACTTGATATTGTTGTGATTGATTATCTTCAACTGATGGCAGGTAAAACAGGTCGTTCCGAATATAGACAACAAGATGTAGCCGAAATTTCACGCTCTATGAAAATTATGGCGAAAGACCTGAATATCCCGGTAATCGCTATCTCGCAATTATCCAGAGAGCCGGAAAAAAGAACAGGCAGCCAGGCAGGCAGACCACGACTTGCCGATTTGAGAGAATCTGGTGCGATTGAGCAGGATGCAGATTTGGTTTTGATGATTTATCAGCCTTCATTGTATAAACCAGATGGGATTGAAGCAGCCAGCCCGGTAAGTGATGCAGAAATAATTATTGCAAAAAACAGACACGGTCGGCTCGCAAATATTAACTTGCGATTTTTTAAGGACTATACCAGATTTGAAAATGCGACCAAATAAAACGCAGATAGCCACAGATAAAGAACACAGATTACCGCAGATAAAAACATCTGCAATAATTTGAGTTATGAAAATTTTACGACCTACATGGGCTGAAGTAAATCTTACGAATATAAAACATAATACTGAACTGATAAAAAAATTTGTTGGTAAAAATGTTGATATTCTCGCAGTTGTCAAAGCAGATGGATACGGACATGGCGCAGTTGAGGTAGCGAAAGTATTAGAAAAAACAGCAGTAAAATTTTTTGGTGTTGCAACAATTGAAGAAGGAATACAACTTCGGCTCGCAGGAATCAAAAAAAAAATACTGATATTAGGTAGCACATATCCGTTTTGTAATTTTGGCGAGATAATAAAATATAATCTGATACCAACACTCGCAAGTATTTCAGGGCTTGAAGCACTGAATAATTATGCACTGCGTTCTAATAAAAAAGTAGTATTTCATTTGAAAGTTGATACAGGGATGGGCAGAATCGGTGTGCTGCCATCTACTGCGATTACGCTGTCAACAAAAATTAACTCTCTGAAAAATATCCGGCTGGAAGGTCTTTATTCACATATCGCCTGTGCGGCTGAAAACAGAGAGTTCACAGAGAAACAAATTGCTATCTTTAAGAAAGTTACAGAACAAATTTCGGCAAACTATTTTCATATTTCAGCCAGCGCATCCATATTAAAGTATAAAAGTTCATATTCGCCACCGTTCAATTTGGTCCGTCCGGGACTTCTGATTTATGGACTATTACCAGTTCCTAATTCTGAAAAACTGCTCGCAACAAAACCAGCATTATCACTCAAAACAAGAATCGTTTTTCTAAAAACAGTACCATCAAAAACATCTATATCCTATTGCAGAACCTTTTTTACAAAACGAATCTCCAGAATCGCTACAATCCCGATTGGCTATGCGGATGGTTTTTTAAGAGACAATTCCAATAATGCAGAAGTTCTTGTGCATCACAGAAGGGTTTCAGTTGTCGGTAATGTATGTATGGATATGACGATGCTGGATGTGACAGGTATCAGAGATGTCGCGGTTGGAGACCAGGTTGTTATTATCGGCAGACAGGGTGTTGAAATAATTTCTGCTGAAGATATCGCAAAAAGATGTAATACAATAAATTATGAAATAGTAACATCTATCTCAAAGCGTGTTCCGAGAGTTTATATATGATTACCATAATCGGTAAAAAATTTATCCAGACCGCAGATAGTGTAGAAAATGCTTTCAGCATGTTGATTAAAACAGTTCGGGTTTATTTTTCTGAAAAACATGATAAAAAAAATATTATCAACCAGATGATACAAATCGGTGTAAAATCAATACCGGTAACACTGCTGACTTCCGTTTTTACTGGGATGGTTTTAGCACTCCAAACAGCATATTCAACAAAAAACATTTTTAATGAACCAATATATATTGGTAGCGTGGTTGGATTTTCAATGGTCAAAGAATTAGGTCCTGTCTTGACTGCGATGGTGATTGCTGGCAGAGTCGGTGCTGCGATTGCTGCAGAACTCGGCACAATGAAAGTTACCGAGCAGATAGATGCACTTTATACACTTGGTACCAATCCAATAAAATATCTTGCAGTCCCGCGATTTGTCTCAATAGTAGTGATGCTGCCAGTACTTACAGTTTTTTCTGATATTATCGGTATATTAGGCGGTTTTTTTGTGAGTATCTATAAACTTGGTATCGCACCTGTCGTCTATCAGAATGATATTCTGGACTATATGCGGGTTGATGACCTTGTTCACGGGCTAATAAAATCTGTTGTTTTTGCGCTGATTATCGTAACCGTTGCATGTCATAAAGGGTTCCAATGTGAAGGTGGTGCAGAAGGTGTCGGTCGCGCAACAACAGAAACGGTTGTAATCGCAATGGTGATGATTCTTGTTTCTGATTATTTCTTGACAGCGCTTCTGGCTCTGTTTGGTATCGGATAAAGACGAATACAGGCACACGAATAAAGGCAAACATCACGAACAAGACACGAATACCAACATCAATTTATTCGGGATTATTCGGGATAACATTCGTGATGTGTTATTCGGAATTCTTATGATAAAAATTGTAAACCTGTATAAATCATTTGCTGAAAACAAAGTGCTTGATGGTGTAAATCTTGAAATACAGGCTGGCGAAACAATCACAATTATCGGCGGTAGCGGTTGCGGAAAATCTGTCTTAATCAAACATATCGTTGGTCTTCTGAAACCTGATGCGGGCGAAATTTTTGTAGATGAGACAGAAATAACCAAACTTGATGAAAAACCACTTTCAGAAGTACAGAAAAAATTCGGCTTCTTGTTTCAAGGCGCCGCATTGTTTGACTCTCTAACTGTTGGAGATAATGTTGCATTTGGTCTACGGAATCTTACAAACCTGTCTGGAACTGAAATTGCAGAAAAAATAAAATTGTGCCTTTCAAGAGTAGGACTTGAAGGTATTGAGAATATGAAACCATCTGAACTTTCAGGCGGGATGAAGAAACGGGTAGCACTCGCAAGAGCAATCGCGATAGACCCGAAATATATTTTTTACGATGAGCCAACAACAGGTATAGACCCTATAATGGCGGATGTGATAAATGATTTAATTATTCATCTTCAGAAAACATTGAATATCACATCAATAGTTGTGACACACGATATGACATCCGCCTATAAAGTATCAAATCGGATTGCGATGCTTTATGACGGCAAAATTATCGGAATAGGCAGTCCAGACGAAATAAAAAAAACGGATAACCTATTTATGAAACAGTTTACAACTGGCTCATCAATGGGACCGATAAAAATGAAAGTAAAAGAACGCTAAAAAAGAGGCAGTGAAAGACAGTGAATAGTGATTAGTGGTTAGTTAAATGCAAAAACTTAATCACTTAATCACTTAATCACTTAATCACTGATTTTGTATGAAACAAGAAACTAAAGTAGGAATCGCAATTATTTTTGGGATGCTCGTGATTGCTATCAGTATTATGGTTCTTTCAGGTGTACGGATTTTTGAGAAAGGTTATGAGATTAATATTCTGTTTAACGATATTCAGGGTCTCTTGAAACAGGCAAAGGTACAGGTTGCAGGCGTAAATATCGGCTATGTGAAAGAAATAACACTTGAAAATGAAAAAGCAAAGGTTACAGTTTGGATAGATAAAGATGTAAATATCCACGAAGATACACAGGCATATATATTTTCTACTGGTATTATCGGTGTAAAATTCGTCCAACTAACATCAGGCACTACTTTATTCAAACTCCTTAAAGATGACGATACAATTATCGGTGTTGACCCTGTTTCTATTGACAAGATGTTTGATAAGATACAAGCAGCTGTAGGTTCGCTGCTGGATTCACTTAAAGGTGTTACAAGCGATGTCAATATAAAATCAACAATCAACAATTTAAACAGATTTTCTTCAGAA comes from Elusimicrobiota bacterium and encodes:
- a CDS encoding nucleotidyltransferase; the encoded protein is MVKFNEILTALKKYNVQFIIIGGQAAVAQGSTHLTFDVDICYSRDKENLENVVKALTPFHPYLRGTEKDLPFIFDTKTLKMGLNFTLSTDIGDIDLFGEVKGLGSYAEVVKYSEVLEIYGIQCNVLTVEGLIKSKKVVGRPKDVTIIKELEAILEIREQIAKKTGGKNGSKS
- the eno gene encoding phosphopyruvate hydratase: MAAKVKKVLGREILDSRGNPTIEVDVILETGILGRAAVPSGASTGEHEAVELRDDDKKRYLGKGTLKAVENVNKTIAPEIVEMDAENQIEIDKKMISLDGTKNKGKLGANAILGVSLAVCRAAASEQKLPLYKYIRSCFRLPTSDFRLPVPMMNILNGGKHADNNVDLQEFMVFPKGAKSFHESLRYGAEVFHNLKKVLKNKNYNTAVGDEGGFAPNLSSNEEALEVIIEAIQKAGYISGRDICIALDPAASEFYKDGKYILEGEKTDKVKTSEQMVEFYTKLVAKYPIVSIEDGLAEDDWDGWRVMTDKLGKKKGGIQIVGDDLFVTNVERLQQGIDNKIANSILIKLNQIGTLTETIETIQMAHKAGYTTVISHRSGETEDTFISDLAVAVNSGQIKTGSASRTDRISKYNQLLRIEEELGKDAQFEK
- a CDS encoding septum formation initiator family protein, whose protein sequence is MPNLKNKKKLYIYLGIILLCLVLFGNRSMWNIVRQGLEVSRLRKNLAKIEQENQFLRKRLYALENNPAYLEREVRKQLGLIQPGETKYKFVEGDGLEE
- the rpsF gene encoding 30S ribosomal protein S6, whose translation is MPNYETVFILKPTLSSEKVDEILEKIKKIITSIDGTIILSDTWGKRRLAYPVKKYKEGVYYLFQFNSDGQIIAELENFYRTTDAVIKFITIKIEKPFKKKTEPKKEEKSEIVNGEKVVKG
- the ssb gene encoding single-stranded DNA-binding protein; amino-acid sequence: MASFSKVILMGNVTRDPDVRYAADGSAIAGFGIGINRRYKSADGSLKEETCFVDITFFRKQAETCQKYVHKGDCIVVEGRLKQDTWESKDGQKRSKLVVVGERLHLMPKREPSGVESAETVSDESADDYQPVVKPSKTKQDDEVPF
- the rpsR gene encoding 30S ribosomal protein S18 — protein: MEHKKYTKRNYIGKSKKGGRFRRGKVAGKRFLKGRLFKKRHCRFCADKIEIDYKNIGLLKNYITERGKILSSRFTGVCVKHQRILTRAIKRARNIAIIPYVNL
- a CDS encoding DUF2232 domain-containing protein, whose protein sequence is MAFLFFVSGFAIPLVGIFFLPLSVVSITLIFLKNGIFAGILGIILSSVAVYKLVPSGYLFVSLFGLVVVLNSVLLYSGVIRKRDNWHIILFSSLLISVISVGIILALQFAGFQMNWIFSKIGTVFPKEISELAVTSIVSNIYAITVIFTLIITTLSYISLSNISAKLNITNKVVKKLPAFYLWRLPEKTVFLLIFVLFIFVVFKQLKIGVLFQIADNLLNIILFVYFVGGLSAGKYLFNSSKVMVAITYFFFFLYPPVGAFLGISDVWLNFRARKKADKTAAKKNGEKGNVG
- the rplI gene encoding 50S ribosomal protein L9, giving the protein MEVILKQTIEGLGKIGNIRNVKAGYARNFLIPKGLVIEATEQNLKIVEQEKKRVAKKLEIEIEQTKKFADKLSALSITIPVEVDSRTEGDKMFGSVSASDISAVLEQEGFEIDKKDILLETPIKELGVFDVPVKVRSHPEVIAKIKVWVVKRDN
- the dnaB gene encoding replicative DNA helicase — protein: MADNIITDLVVPHSLEAERAVLGSMLIEKEAIETAIELLTETDFYATAHKIIFREILKIYDKNRGDVDILLVTESLKAEPLVTQLGGPAYLTSMVDTVITASNIEYYAKIVKEKAILRELISAGRKIIGDASSQVENVDEIVDNVSQMIFNISSKRSVKGPISVSELIEPTLDDIETIYSSKEHVPGIPSGFKDIDAITGGFKKSNFIIIAGRPGTGKTSFVLNTAENAALLHKKSILIFSLEMSNNELLTRLLCSQARVSSERVKNAYMSKDDWPRITTAAGRFKESQIFIDDSSALTVLEMKARARRLDAEIKATGGLDIVVIDYLQLMAGKTGRSEYRQQDVAEISRSMKIMAKDLNIPVIAISQLSREPEKRTGSQAGRPRLADLRESGAIEQDADLVLMIYQPSLYKPDGIEAASPVSDAEIIIAKNRHGRLANINLRFFKDYTRFENATK
- the alr gene encoding alanine racemase; the encoded protein is MKILRPTWAEVNLTNIKHNTELIKKFVGKNVDILAVVKADGYGHGAVEVAKVLEKTAVKFFGVATIEEGIQLRLAGIKKKILILGSTYPFCNFGEIIKYNLIPTLASISGLEALNNYALRSNKKVVFHLKVDTGMGRIGVLPSTAITLSTKINSLKNIRLEGLYSHIACAAENREFTEKQIAIFKKVTEQISANYFHISASASILKYKSSYSPPFNLVRPGLLIYGLLPVPNSEKLLATKPALSLKTRIVFLKTVPSKTSISYCRTFFTKRISRIATIPIGYADGFLRDNSNNAEVLVHHRRVSVVGNVCMDMTMLDVTGIRDVAVGDQVVIIGRQGVEIISAEDIAKRCNTINYEIVTSISKRVPRVYI
- a CDS encoding ABC transporter permease — encoded protein: MITIIGKKFIQTADSVENAFSMLIKTVRVYFSEKHDKKNIINQMIQIGVKSIPVTLLTSVFTGMVLALQTAYSTKNIFNEPIYIGSVVGFSMVKELGPVLTAMVIAGRVGAAIAAELGTMKVTEQIDALYTLGTNPIKYLAVPRFVSIVVMLPVLTVFSDIIGILGGFFVSIYKLGIAPVVYQNDILDYMRVDDLVHGLIKSVVFALIIVTVACHKGFQCEGGAEGVGRATTETVVIAMVMILVSDYFLTALLALFGIG
- a CDS encoding ABC transporter ATP-binding protein; protein product: MIKIVNLYKSFAENKVLDGVNLEIQAGETITIIGGSGCGKSVLIKHIVGLLKPDAGEIFVDETEITKLDEKPLSEVQKKFGFLFQGAALFDSLTVGDNVAFGLRNLTNLSGTEIAEKIKLCLSRVGLEGIENMKPSELSGGMKKRVALARAIAIDPKYIFYDEPTTGIDPIMADVINDLIIHLQKTLNITSIVVTHDMTSAYKVSNRIAMLYDGKIIGIGSPDEIKKTDNLFMKQFTTGSSMGPIKMKVKER
- a CDS encoding MlaD family protein, which codes for MKQETKVGIAIIFGMLVIAISIMVLSGVRIFEKGYEINILFNDIQGLLKQAKVQVAGVNIGYVKEITLENEKAKVTVWIDKDVNIHEDTQAYIFSTGIIGVKFVQLTSGTTLFKLLKDDDTIIGVDPVSIDKMFDKIQAAVGSLLDSLKGVTSDVNIKSTINNLNRFSSELLLVSKELKKATANGRLATISKKLDTTLTSLEKISKSIESGEGLLGKIVTDKKLETDLKETIKSMRVFSKMMEDAPSKWIVDEKKAKEVKKELEKEERKKK